The sequence ACGTCGTTACGTTAAAGAATACGTCACTTGTCATACGTGTCGATCACCTGATACAATTCTTCAGAAAGATACTCGTCTTTTCTTCCTCCAATGTGAAACATGCGGTTCAAGATGTTCTGTAGCCTCCATCAAATCTGGTTTCCAGGCCGTTACCGGAAAACGCGCGGCCATTCGAGCCAAAACGGCGTAAATTACTTCgtacagaaaaaaatatgtgcTGTCTTTTGTCATTAATGAGagaaatacattttctttcctttaccattttttttccaagcaAAATTTCCATAATTTTAGGATAAGTACAATTGTTTTACaccacaattttttatttaattactttcattaattttagttACAACGAATTCTAGTGTGTtacaattttgtattttaagaACAAATTTTTACTTCCACTCAAACTCCATGGTCTAAGGACATTCGACAGGAACTTCATTCTGTTGCTCCGAAGTAACATCTTCCCCATTGCTAGCTTCGGTATCTATTATTTCGTAAGGATCACTGTCGCTTGTTGAATTTGATGCTTGTTTCAGAGGAGAGTCGCAATCACGCTGTATCAAAGAAATATGGTCTAGTTGAGATTCACGGTTGTCCTTAGTGGTTTCCAGTTGAACTGGAGAAAACCAATTTCCAATTATAGGAACCATCGAGAGTGTCAGCGTAGGAGGTTGTTCAGTGGCCTCAGAGCTCAGCAATCCTCCTCCATTCAGTTTCGACTGGCCTTTATAATGAGGAATATACAAGGCTAAGTCGTCATCGTCAGCGTCCAGTCGCTTCCTCTTGCGCTGCATTGTAAGGACATTAGCTGTAGACAAAGTACACTTGATTAACAAAATCAACAGACTTACTCCTGATCCTGGTACTGTAGCATTAGCTGAACCAGTCAAACGTAGCGGTAACCACCCGGAGAGCGAATTCAATATGCGGGTAAAAAAGTTCTGATTCTGCACTCCACGAgactagaaaaacaaattaaaaaaattatttggcaACTGAACTATTCCACTTATTAACTAATACTTACAGGGCTTGGAGACCAAGACGGAAATTCCTGAATATCCTCCAGATCTTGTATCGCAAGACGCCATGCTCGGATTTTGGAAGCCTATATTCACAAAAcacattattatttcttcatcGTCACAACACAGAAATAATGTTAACCATTTGTTGACGCAAATCGCGAATCGGTGTAGAAATTGTGCTTTGCGATAAATCTTCCATTAAGGATACACAGCTACGATCGAAAACGCTTTCATCGACAGCTGTAGAGACTGAAGAAAATGGAGTCCAGTCTTCAGCATCAGATGGTTTTTGTTGGTTACAAGGAGTACCtggcaaaataaagaaacaatatCACATAAATGTTTAAACTAGAAAAATTTACTCACAATGAAAGCATACCATTTGAGGAAGATATGTGACGAAGATTCAGTAATTTGGGAAGACCATTTAATTCATTGCACATGGAATTGGAAGACACCTCACAGCTCACCTTAGGAGACTGCTTGTCTTTCATCACATTGTCTTGGATTCAAATAGAGAATTATTAAACATATCAACaatttccaaaaaataaacaagacaGCAAGTAACATACGTCTTGGAACAATTAAGGACTCAACCATGTGAAGGAGACGATCAACTGCATTCAGGGACACCTTAACCACTTTATATTTCTTGATGTTATGAAATAACCCCTCATCTTGGTGATCGACCTTATCCACAatacattaaaataaataatgaagtGTTTATTCCATGAAAACACTAGCAATGTTAATAAGTGAATAAATGTTGAATAAGAAATTTACCATTCTTCTGCCtctcagaaaatgaaaacttccAACCAAAATAGTTGATATGACCAAGGTTCCCACAGCAACtaaataaaattcattataaCTATTGCGGAAATCAATCCAGATATAGAAAAGCTGAATCGCCTAAAGTTTGTTGACTCACCTAATTTGTGGACAAGTGGAACTTTTGCTAGATAGACCCCAGAAGTACgagaaaattcttgaaatcctACAGAAATACATTGTATGAGTATGATATGACTGAATGAAATATGAAATATATACTACATGGAAATATTTGAATCAATTAAATGGTTACCTGTGGTAATCAAAGCAAGAGTACTGCGTTCTTCGTGGCGGCCATAGATACTAGCCATACTCCAATCAACAATAAcgacgaaataaaataaaataaattaatttaataagcAGTATCGTATGATACGAGTTCTGACACAAACCCTATGAGACTGATAGACTT is a genomic window of Daphnia pulicaria isolate SC F1-1A chromosome 2, SC_F0-13Bv2, whole genome shotgun sequence containing:
- the LOC124327191 gene encoding uncharacterized protein LOC124327191; its protein translation is MASIYGRHEERSTLALITTGFQEFSRTSGVYLAKVPLVHKLVAVGTLVISTILVGSFHFLRGRRMVDHQDEGLFHNIKKYKVVKVSLNAVDRLLHMVESLIVPRHNVMKDKQSPKVSCEVSSNSMCNELNGLPKLLNLRHISSSNGTPCNQQKPSDAEDWTPFSSVSTAVDESVFDRSCVSLMEDLSQSTISTPIRDLRQQMASKIRAWRLAIQDLEDIQEFPSWSPSPSRGVQNQNFFTRILNSLSGWLPLRLTGSANATVPGSGRKRKRLDADDDDLALYIPHYKGQSKLNGGGLLSSEATEQPPTLTLSMVPIIGNWFSPVQLETTKDNRESQLDHISLIQRDCDSPLKQASNSTSDSDPYEIIDTEASNGEDVTSEQQNEVPVECP